From a region of the Tateyamaria omphalii genome:
- a CDS encoding Gfo/Idh/MocA family protein encodes MSRIRLGMVGGGNDAFIGGVHRIASRIDDRFELVAGALSSTPEKSQASGAALGLPRIYDDFKQMAQREARRKDGIDAVIIVTPNHVHYAAAREFLKRGIHVICDKPLTSTLADAKKLVKAAEDSDALFILTHNYTGYPMVRQAREMVANGDIGTIRVVQVEYPQDWLTVEQDFKQAEWRTDPARSGAGGSTGDIGTHAFNLACFITGLEVESLAADLTAFVPGRQVDDNGHVMLRFEGGAKGMLWCSQVAPGNENALRIRIYGDKGGLEWAQEDPNYLWHTPFGEPKRLITRNGAGAGDAAARVSRIPPGHPEGYLEGFANVYTEAADAIMAAKAGQDAPADVLYPTVHDGLKGVQFVSACVKSSARNAAWVKLDH; translated from the coding sequence ATGAGCCGAATTAGACTGGGCATGGTGGGCGGCGGCAACGACGCCTTTATCGGTGGCGTGCACCGTATTGCGAGCCGTATTGATGATCGTTTCGAGTTGGTGGCGGGCGCGCTTAGCTCGACACCCGAGAAGTCGCAAGCCAGTGGGGCGGCTTTGGGCCTGCCGCGCATCTATGACGACTTCAAGCAGATGGCGCAGCGCGAGGCGCGGCGGAAGGATGGGATTGACGCCGTCATCATCGTGACCCCCAACCACGTGCATTATGCGGCGGCGCGCGAGTTTCTGAAGCGCGGCATTCATGTCATCTGCGACAAGCCGCTGACCTCGACTCTCGCGGACGCCAAGAAGCTGGTGAAGGCGGCAGAGGACAGTGATGCGCTGTTTATCCTGACCCACAACTACACCGGCTATCCGATGGTGCGTCAGGCGCGGGAGATGGTGGCAAACGGCGACATCGGCACCATTCGCGTGGTGCAGGTGGAGTATCCCCAGGACTGGCTGACGGTTGAGCAGGACTTTAAGCAGGCTGAATGGCGCACCGATCCGGCGCGCTCGGGTGCGGGTGGATCGACGGGCGATATCGGCACGCATGCCTTCAATCTGGCCTGCTTCATCACCGGGCTTGAAGTGGAGAGCCTTGCTGCGGATCTGACAGCTTTTGTGCCGGGGCGGCAGGTGGATGACAACGGCCACGTCATGCTGCGCTTTGAAGGTGGTGCCAAGGGAATGCTGTGGTGCAGCCAGGTGGCGCCGGGCAATGAGAATGCGCTGCGCATCCGCATCTATGGCGACAAGGGCGGACTGGAGTGGGCGCAGGAGGACCCGAACTACCTGTGGCACACGCCGTTCGGCGAACCCAAACGCCTGATCACCCGCAACGGGGCGGGGGCAGGCGATGCTGCCGCCCGAGTGTCGCGCATTCCACCGGGCCATCCGGAGGGGTATCTTGAGGGCTTTGCCAACGTCTACACCGAGGCGGCGGATGCGATCATGGCGGCCAAGGCAGGGCAGGACGCGCCTGCGGATGTGCTGTACCCGACTGTGCATGATGGATTGAAGGGCGTGCAGTTCGTCTCGGCCTGCGTGAAATCCTCGGCCCGGAATGCGGCCTGGGTGAAGCTGGATCACTGA
- a CDS encoding sugar phosphate isomerase/epimerase family protein, with amino-acid sequence MKTIKGPALFLAQFAGDEAPFNSWDAITKWAAECGYKGVQVPSWDGRLFDVMTAAGSQDYCDEFMGQARENGVEVTELSTHLQGQLVAVHPAYDTAFDGFAAEEVRGNPKARQAWAVEQVKYALSASSRMGIKAHATFSGALAWPYIYPWPQRPAGLIETAFDELAARWRPILDHAEDMGVDVCYEIHPGEDLHDGVTFEMFLERLDNHPRCNMLYDPSHYVLQCLDYIDNIDIYKDRIRMFHVKDAEFNPTGRQGVYSGYQSWVDRAGRFRSLGDGQVDFGAVFSKMAANDFDGWAVVEWECCLKHPEDGAREGAQFVKDHIIRVTQRAFDDFADGGTDEAANRKMLGIEG; translated from the coding sequence ATGAAAACCATCAAGGGCCCCGCGCTGTTTCTGGCGCAGTTCGCAGGCGATGAAGCGCCGTTCAATTCGTGGGACGCGATCACCAAATGGGCAGCTGAGTGCGGCTACAAGGGCGTGCAGGTCCCCAGCTGGGACGGACGGCTTTTTGACGTGATGACGGCCGCCGGCTCGCAGGACTATTGCGATGAGTTCATGGGGCAGGCGCGTGAGAACGGGGTCGAGGTGACTGAACTGTCGACCCACCTGCAAGGTCAACTTGTGGCCGTGCATCCCGCATACGATACCGCCTTTGACGGGTTTGCAGCCGAAGAGGTGCGCGGCAATCCCAAGGCGCGTCAGGCATGGGCGGTGGAGCAGGTCAAATACGCCCTGTCTGCCTCGTCCCGCATGGGGATCAAGGCGCATGCGACCTTCTCTGGCGCCTTGGCGTGGCCTTACATTTATCCGTGGCCGCAGCGTCCTGCGGGCCTTATCGAGACGGCGTTTGACGAGTTGGCGGCGCGCTGGCGCCCGATCCTGGATCATGCCGAGGATATGGGCGTCGATGTCTGCTATGAGATCCATCCGGGCGAGGACCTGCATGACGGCGTGACCTTCGAGATGTTCCTTGAGCGGCTGGACAACCACCCGCGCTGCAACATGCTCTATGATCCCAGCCACTACGTGCTGCAATGCCTTGATTACATTGATAATATTGACATCTACAAGGATCGTATCCGCATGTTCCACGTCAAGGACGCCGAGTTCAATCCGACGGGGCGGCAGGGGGTCTACTCCGGCTATCAAAGCTGGGTGGATCGCGCGGGTCGCTTCCGGTCGCTTGGCGACGGGCAAGTGGATTTCGGGGCGGTGTTCTCGAAAATGGCGGCCAATGATTTTGATGGATGGGCCGTGGTGGAATGGGAATGCTGCCTAAAGCACCCCGAAGACGGCGCACGCGAAGGCGCGCAATTCGTCAAGGATCACATCATTCGCGTGACCCAGCGGGCCTTTGATGATTTTGCCGATGGCGGGACGGACGAGGCGGCCAATCGCAAGATGCTGGGCATCGAGGGCTAG
- a CDS encoding ABC transporter transmembrane domain-containing protein, giving the protein MADQTTAAAPPNPGTEEREKSKQIGALRALWPFVLPYWKLMCAAIAALVSTAIVSLTLPLAVRRVVDNFNTAESEILDLYFLAAIGIAGLLAIGTAVRYMLVTRLGERVVADIRKAVFDRVIGMSPSFYENIMTGEVLSRITTDTTLILSVIGSSISIALRNVLIFVGGLILMLLTSAKLTGLVLLIVPAVIVPILVLGRRLRVLSRENQDWIAASSGSASEQLSAVQTVQAFTHETTSRAMFSDVTELSFGSARRRIAVRALMTAIVIFLVFVGIVGVLWIGANDVRSDVMTMGALIQFVIYAVMVAGGVAALSEIIGELQRAAGATERLVELLQVEDAVQDVAAPTALPAPVRGHIQFEDVRFAYPSRPGINALDGVTLDIQPGETVAFVGPSGAGKTTIIQMLLRFYDPQDGRVRLDGVNVAEMAREAFRQHIALVPQDPIIFAASAAENIAFGRPGATQAEIQAAAHAAAAHEFISALPQGYDSPLGERGVMLSGGQKQRIAIARAILRDAPVLLLDEATSALDAESERAVQEAVDTLAQGRTTLIVAHRLATVKMADRIVVMDQGRIVAQGPHHQLVAEDGLYARLARLQFTDGVAAE; this is encoded by the coding sequence ATGGCCGACCAGACGACCGCCGCCGCACCGCCCAATCCGGGCACGGAAGAGCGCGAAAAATCCAAGCAGATCGGTGCCTTGCGCGCCCTTTGGCCCTTTGTCCTTCCTTATTGGAAGCTGATGTGCGCGGCCATCGCGGCCCTTGTATCGACGGCCATCGTGTCGCTGACGCTGCCTTTGGCCGTGCGGCGTGTGGTGGACAATTTCAATACGGCCGAGTCCGAAATCCTCGACCTCTATTTTCTGGCAGCCATCGGCATTGCGGGTCTTTTGGCCATTGGCACGGCGGTCCGCTATATGCTGGTGACGCGGCTGGGGGAACGGGTTGTGGCAGACATCCGCAAGGCGGTGTTTGACCGTGTGATCGGGATGTCGCCCAGTTTCTATGAAAACATCATGACGGGCGAGGTGCTCAGCCGGATCACCACCGACACGACGCTGATCCTGAGCGTCATCGGCTCGTCCATCTCGATCGCGCTGCGCAACGTGCTGATCTTTGTGGGCGGGTTGATCCTGATGCTGCTGACCTCGGCCAAGCTGACCGGTCTTGTGCTGTTGATCGTTCCGGCCGTCATCGTGCCAATCCTTGTTTTGGGGCGCCGTTTGCGGGTGCTGAGCCGTGAGAATCAGGACTGGATCGCCGCGTCGTCCGGGAGCGCGTCGGAGCAGCTGAGCGCGGTGCAGACCGTGCAGGCGTTCACCCATGAGACCACGAGCCGGGCGATGTTTTCGGATGTGACCGAGCTGAGTTTTGGCTCTGCCCGTCGGCGTATCGCCGTTCGGGCCCTGATGACGGCCATTGTGATCTTTCTTGTGTTTGTTGGTATTGTCGGCGTCCTGTGGATCGGAGCGAACGACGTGCGGTCGGACGTGATGACAATGGGGGCGCTGATCCAGTTTGTCATCTATGCCGTGATGGTGGCGGGTGGCGTTGCCGCCCTGTCCGAGATCATCGGGGAATTGCAGCGCGCCGCCGGCGCCACAGAACGTCTGGTAGAGCTTTTGCAGGTCGAGGATGCGGTGCAGGATGTGGCCGCGCCTACCGCGCTGCCTGCGCCGGTTCGGGGCCATATCCAGTTCGAAGACGTGCGCTTTGCCTACCCCTCGCGGCCCGGCATCAACGCGCTGGATGGCGTGACGCTTGATATCCAGCCCGGTGAGACAGTGGCTTTCGTTGGGCCGTCCGGCGCCGGGAAAACCACCATTATTCAGATGCTTCTGCGGTTCTATGACCCGCAGGACGGGCGCGTGCGGTTGGACGGGGTCAATGTGGCCGAAATGGCGCGCGAGGCGTTCCGCCAACACATTGCACTCGTCCCTCAGGATCCCATTATCTTTGCTGCATCAGCTGCTGAAAACATCGCCTTTGGTCGCCCCGGTGCGACGCAGGCCGAAATACAGGCGGCCGCGCATGCCGCTGCGGCGCATGAGTTCATCAGCGCCTTGCCGCAGGGCTATGACAGCCCCTTGGGCGAGCGTGGTGTGATGCTATCGGGTGGGCAGAAGCAGCGCATCGCCATTGCCCGTGCGATCCTGCGTGACGCGCCCGTTTTGCTGCTGGATGAGGCGACCAGCGCGCTGGATGCTGAAAGCGAGCGTGCAGTGCAAGAGGCGGTGGATACGCTGGCGCAGGGGCGCACCACATTGATCGTGGCGCACCGGCTGGCGACGGTGAAGATGGCCGACCGCATTGTCGTGATGGATCAGGGCCGGATCGTTGCCCAAGGGCCGCATCACCAGCTGGTCGCCGAGGACGGGCTTTATGCGCGTTTGGCGCGCTTGCAATTCACCGATGGGGTCGCCGCCGAGTAG
- a CDS encoding dihydroxyacetone kinase subunit DhaK, translating into MAQFVNAKEDLVKEAIDGLLACSGGALTRLDGYPHIKVVYRADWVRDRVALISGGGSGHEPAHAGFVGPGMLTAAVCGEVFASPSVEAVLAGILAVTGEAGCLLIVKNYTGDRLNFGLAAERARALGRKVEMVVVDDDIALPDLPQPRGVAGTLFVHKIAGAMAEAGKPLEDVAEAARRVIASVVSIGTSLDTCTVPGSPKENRIPAGKAELGLGIHGEPGVEQVDFAGASQAMNMVLDKLAEHSKQGPCVALVNNLGSTTPLEMSVLSHGLAQSGIASHVIGPAPMMTSLDMHGFSVSILPVAADDLDALAAPVPMAAWPGLQGIVDVPVTALPDGLTPIEPIPSANAQTGATIAQVADVLISAEDDLNALDAKSGDGDTGSTLATAARALKDRLDAMPLADLTQLFPALGNELSQTMGGSSGVILAIYFNAAGDACAGGAPVHKALAEGLKRVSDVGGAKVGDRTMIDALAPALQALSDGIDASATAARQGADSTAHIHRAKAGRAAYVPSENLKGHNDPGAEAVALVFEGLAQAMKG; encoded by the coding sequence ATGGCACAATTCGTCAATGCGAAAGAGGATCTGGTCAAAGAGGCCATCGACGGTCTGCTCGCGTGTTCCGGCGGCGCGCTGACGCGGCTGGATGGGTATCCGCATATCAAGGTCGTCTACCGCGCCGATTGGGTGCGCGACCGCGTCGCGCTGATCTCCGGCGGCGGGTCGGGTCACGAACCTGCGCATGCAGGTTTCGTGGGCCCCGGCATGTTGACGGCCGCAGTTTGTGGCGAAGTGTTCGCCTCCCCCTCGGTCGAGGCGGTCCTGGCTGGCATTCTGGCGGTCACGGGAGAGGCAGGCTGCCTGCTGATCGTCAAGAACTACACCGGCGACCGTCTGAACTTCGGCCTTGCCGCCGAACGGGCGCGGGCACTGGGCCGCAAGGTCGAGATGGTGGTTGTCGATGACGACATCGCGCTGCCCGACCTGCCGCAACCGCGCGGTGTGGCGGGCACGCTCTTCGTGCACAAGATCGCCGGCGCCATGGCCGAGGCGGGCAAACCGCTGGAGGACGTGGCAGAGGCCGCCCGCAGGGTCATCGCCAGCGTCGTTTCCATCGGCACCAGCCTTGATACGTGCACCGTTCCCGGCTCGCCGAAAGAGAACCGGATCCCCGCTGGCAAGGCTGAGCTTGGCCTCGGTATTCACGGGGAACCGGGCGTCGAACAGGTGGATTTCGCGGGCGCGTCCCAAGCGATGAACATGGTGCTCGACAAGCTCGCTGAACACAGCAAACAAGGGCCCTGTGTCGCGCTTGTGAACAATCTTGGCTCGACCACACCGCTCGAGATGTCGGTGCTCAGTCACGGTCTGGCCCAGTCGGGGATTGCCAGTCACGTGATCGGCCCCGCGCCAATGATGACCTCGCTGGATATGCACGGTTTCTCGGTCTCAATCCTGCCCGTTGCTGCGGACGACCTTGATGCGCTTGCGGCCCCAGTGCCCATGGCGGCATGGCCCGGTCTGCAGGGCATTGTGGACGTGCCGGTTACTGCTTTGCCCGACGGATTGACGCCCATCGAACCAATTCCGTCTGCCAATGCCCAGACGGGTGCGACGATCGCGCAAGTGGCGGACGTGCTGATCTCTGCCGAAGACGATTTGAACGCATTGGACGCCAAGTCCGGCGATGGCGATACGGGCAGCACGCTCGCGACGGCGGCGCGGGCCCTCAAGGACAGGTTGGACGCGATGCCGCTCGCCGACCTGACGCAGCTTTTCCCGGCACTTGGCAATGAGTTGAGCCAGACCATGGGGGGGTCGTCCGGCGTGATCCTGGCGATCTACTTCAACGCGGCGGGTGATGCTTGCGCGGGTGGCGCACCGGTGCACAAGGCGCTGGCGGAGGGCCTGAAGCGGGTCAGCGATGTCGGCGGCGCCAAGGTGGGCGACCGGACGATGATCGACGCGTTGGCGCCTGCTTTGCAGGCATTGTCGGACGGGATTGATGCATCCGCCACTGCGGCGCGGCAAGGGGCAGACAGCACAGCGCATATTCACCGTGCAAAGGCGGGCCGGGCGGCATATGTCCCCTCCGAAAACCTCAAGGGCCACAACGATCCGGGGGCGGAGGCGGTGGCGCTGGTGTTCGAGGGGTTGGCACAGGCCATGAAGGGATAG
- a CDS encoding acyl-CoA synthetase, which yields MTYAGFADRDAIENEMPWEERDVAKTLFGMLSDTAEKFPNHNAVSFQIFSDPKSKAETLTWTQLQGRTAQCANMLRTHGIGPKDVVAYVLPNATETIVALLGGATAGIVNPINPLLDAEQIGAILRETGAKAVITLRAFPKTDVAQKTTEAVKLAPNVKTVLEVDLLGHVSGLKSFIIPLIRPKMEKAPGVTYLNFNEECAKHPTTLQFEDVQEDRVACYFHTGGTTGMPKVAQHKYSGMVYNGWVGATTLLTAEDNILAPLPLFHVMAAHVLLLGAVASGAHCIFPTPQGYRGEGVFDNIWKLTERWKITFIASVPTAIAAMMQRGIDADISTVKSTFSGSAPLPQELFRRYESAAGVEIVEGYGMTEATCLVSGNPIDGEKKIGSVGIPFPYTEVKIYKGTPEGPIEAGVDEIGEICVSNPGVWPGNTYTEADKNKDLFYNEKFLRTGDLGRRDADGYLWITGRAKDLIIRGGHNIDPAEIEEALLGHEAVAFAGAIGQPDKHSGEIPCAYVELVDGASVTPDELIAFCKEHVHERAAQPKHMTIMGELPKTAVGKIFKPDLRKEAITRIYNAALTDAGLKAQVVAVTDDKKRGLVAQVAASGESETAIQTVLGDFVRPWEMASEAMAAE from the coding sequence ATGACATATGCCGGGTTCGCGGACCGCGATGCCATTGAAAACGAAATGCCATGGGAAGAGCGCGATGTCGCTAAAACCCTCTTTGGTATGCTGAGCGACACGGCTGAGAAGTTTCCCAACCACAATGCAGTCAGTTTCCAGATATTCTCGGACCCGAAGTCCAAGGCAGAGACGCTGACCTGGACCCAGTTGCAGGGCCGGACCGCGCAATGCGCCAACATGCTGCGCACGCACGGTATCGGGCCCAAAGATGTGGTGGCCTATGTTCTGCCCAACGCGACCGAAACCATCGTGGCCCTTCTGGGCGGTGCGACGGCGGGGATCGTGAACCCGATCAACCCGCTGCTGGATGCCGAACAGATCGGCGCCATTCTGCGCGAGACGGGCGCCAAGGCCGTCATCACGTTGCGCGCGTTTCCCAAGACGGACGTGGCGCAGAAGACGACCGAGGCGGTCAAGCTGGCGCCGAACGTCAAGACCGTGCTTGAGGTCGATCTGCTGGGCCACGTGTCGGGCCTGAAGTCGTTTATCATCCCGCTGATCCGTCCCAAGATGGAGAAAGCGCCTGGCGTTACCTACCTGAATTTCAACGAGGAGTGCGCCAAGCATCCGACCACCCTGCAATTCGAGGACGTGCAGGAAGATCGGGTTGCCTGCTACTTCCACACGGGCGGCACCACCGGCATGCCGAAGGTGGCGCAGCACAAGTATTCCGGCATGGTTTACAATGGGTGGGTTGGGGCGACGACGCTCTTGACCGCAGAAGATAACATATTGGCGCCATTGCCACTTTTCCACGTGATGGCCGCGCATGTGCTGCTCCTGGGCGCTGTTGCATCGGGCGCGCATTGCATCTTCCCCACGCCGCAAGGCTACCGGGGCGAGGGCGTGTTCGACAACATCTGGAAGCTGACGGAGCGCTGGAAGATCACCTTTATCGCGTCTGTTCCGACGGCCATCGCCGCGATGATGCAGCGTGGGATTGATGCTGACATCAGCACGGTGAAATCCACATTCTCGGGTTCTGCACCGCTGCCGCAAGAGCTGTTCCGGCGCTATGAAAGTGCCGCGGGTGTCGAGATTGTCGAAGGGTACGGCATGACCGAGGCAACCTGCCTTGTGTCCGGCAACCCGATCGACGGAGAGAAGAAAATCGGGTCCGTCGGCATCCCGTTCCCTTATACCGAAGTCAAGATTTACAAAGGCACCCCCGAAGGCCCGATCGAGGCGGGTGTGGACGAGATTGGCGAGATTTGTGTCAGTAATCCGGGCGTCTGGCCCGGCAATACGTATACCGAGGCGGACAAGAACAAGGACTTGTTCTACAATGAGAAATTCCTGCGCACGGGCGATCTGGGGCGCCGGGATGCGGATGGGTATTTGTGGATCACCGGCCGCGCCAAGGATTTGATCATTCGCGGCGGTCACAACATTGATCCCGCAGAGATCGAAGAGGCGCTGCTGGGTCATGAAGCCGTCGCCTTTGCCGGGGCCATCGGGCAACCGGACAAGCATTCTGGTGAAATTCCATGCGCCTATGTGGAGCTGGTCGATGGGGCCAGTGTTACGCCGGACGAGTTGATCGCCTTCTGCAAGGAACATGTGCACGAGCGCGCGGCGCAGCCCAAGCACATGACCATCATGGGCGAATTGCCGAAGACGGCTGTTGGCAAAATCTTCAAGCCCGACCTGCGCAAAGAAGCCATCACGCGCATCTACAATGCGGCATTGACCGATGCCGGATTGAAGGCGCAGGTGGTCGCAGTGACGGACGACAAGAAGCGCGGGTTGGTGGCGCAGGTGGCTGCCAGTGGCGAGAGCGAGACGGCGATCCAGACGGTTCTGGGCGATTTTGTCCGGCCCTGGGAAATGGCGTCGGAGGCAATGGCGGCCGAGTAA
- a CDS encoding ABC transporter ATP-binding protein: protein MAEIVIKNVRKEFGDFVAVRESSFTIEDGEFFMLLGPSGCGKTTTLRMIAGLELPTSGEIYLDGEEIGQRPPSERDIAFVFQMFALYPHMNVYKNLSYPLVSQGMPRAQVRAKVDEVATILGIKDILKKPVGGLSGGDRQRVALGRAIVREPKAFMMDEPLGALDAEFREHMAEELRALHDRMGATTVYVTHDQLEAMQMGDKIVVMNNAVVEQFGKPQDIYDMPATMFVADFIGSPSMNFLNFNGKIANGEGLVTLADQTMSVPTLREGAAGDLVFGVRPEHIHLSDNGAYRGKVLATEYLGTTQIITLDTPNGEVKARIASDQPATVGETVGLGFNSKTITLFDKATGHALRSELNEGVLAHG from the coding sequence ATGGCCGAGATTGTCATCAAAAACGTCCGCAAGGAATTCGGCGATTTCGTCGCCGTGCGCGAGTCGAGCTTTACCATCGAAGACGGTGAATTCTTTATGCTTTTGGGCCCCTCGGGCTGCGGCAAAACCACCACCTTGCGCATGATCGCAGGGCTCGAATTGCCCACCTCCGGAGAGATCTATCTCGACGGCGAAGAGATCGGTCAGCGCCCACCCTCCGAACGGGATATTGCCTTTGTTTTCCAGATGTTCGCCCTCTACCCTCACATGAACGTCTACAAGAATCTCAGCTATCCGCTGGTCAGCCAGGGCATGCCACGCGCCCAAGTCCGGGCCAAGGTGGACGAGGTCGCAACGATCCTCGGGATCAAGGACATCCTCAAGAAGCCCGTGGGCGGTCTGTCGGGCGGCGACCGCCAGCGCGTGGCCCTTGGCCGCGCCATCGTGCGCGAACCCAAGGCCTTCATGATGGACGAACCCCTTGGCGCGCTCGACGCCGAATTCCGCGAACACATGGCCGAGGAACTCCGCGCCCTGCACGACCGCATGGGCGCCACCACTGTCTATGTCACCCACGACCAGCTCGAAGCCATGCAGATGGGCGACAAGATCGTCGTGATGAACAACGCCGTCGTCGAACAATTCGGCAAGCCGCAGGACATCTACGACATGCCCGCCACCATGTTCGTGGCGGATTTCATCGGCTCCCCCTCCATGAACTTCCTGAATTTCAACGGAAAAATCGCGAACGGCGAAGGGTTGGTCACGCTTGCCGATCAGACAATGAGCGTGCCGACCCTGCGCGAGGGCGCAGCCGGAGACCTCGTCTTCGGCGTCCGCCCCGAACACATCCACCTCTCCGACAACGGCGCCTACCGAGGCAAAGTGCTGGCCACCGAATACCTCGGCACGACCCAGATCATCACGCTCGACACGCCCAACGGAGAGGTCAAGGCGCGCATCGCCTCCGACCAGCCCGCCACGGTGGGCGAGACGGTGGGCCTTGGCTTCAACAGCAAAACGATAACCCTGTTCGACAAGGCCACTGGCCACGCCCTGCGCTCGGAACTGAACGAAGGAGTGCTGGCCCATGGCTGA
- a CDS encoding ABC transporter ATP-binding protein yields the protein MAEVQLTGVSKSFKTTQAIIDMDLTIPDGAFVVLLGPTGAGKTTTLRLIAGLEKPDTGDIKIGGTSVTNLTPAQRDVAMVFQQYSLYPHMSVRDNLAFPLRSPILKTPEHEITRKVKEVAEVLHIPHKLDNKATELSGGEMQRVSIGRALVRDPQVYLMDEPLSSLDAKLRADLRIELKRIHAELAATLLYVTHDQIEAMTMATHVGVLDEGRMVQFGTPRDIYENPRTAYVAARLGQPRINLLPVGLLGENAPADAHQVGLRPENIRHGTGRDAQVVRVERLGDQTRLHLKVANHDVITLTDPHTSLSPGETIQIAPENPVFFDAAGARIT from the coding sequence ATGGCTGAGGTACAACTGACCGGGGTTTCAAAATCTTTCAAAACCACGCAGGCCATCATCGACATGGACCTGACCATTCCCGACGGCGCCTTCGTCGTCCTGCTTGGCCCCACCGGGGCGGGCAAGACCACGACCCTGCGCCTGATCGCCGGACTGGAAAAGCCCGACACCGGGGACATCAAGATCGGCGGCACCTCCGTGACCAATCTGACCCCCGCACAGCGCGACGTGGCGATGGTGTTCCAACAGTATTCGCTTTACCCGCACATGTCCGTTCGCGACAACCTGGCCTTCCCTCTACGCTCCCCCATCCTCAAGACTCCCGAGCATGAAATTACACGCAAAGTCAAAGAGGTGGCGGAGGTTCTTCACATTCCACATAAGCTCGACAACAAGGCGACCGAATTGTCTGGGGGCGAGATGCAGCGCGTGTCCATCGGTCGTGCGCTGGTGCGCGACCCGCAGGTCTACCTCATGGACGAACCGCTCAGTTCGCTCGACGCAAAGCTGCGCGCCGACCTCCGGATCGAGCTGAAACGCATCCACGCCGAACTGGCTGCCACGCTGCTCTACGTGACCCACGACCAGATCGAAGCGATGACCATGGCCACCCATGTGGGCGTGCTGGACGAGGGGCGGATGGTGCAGTTCGGCACCCCGCGCGACATCTATGAAAACCCGCGCACAGCCTATGTCGCGGCACGTCTGGGACAACCGCGGATCAACCTGCTGCCTGTGGGGCTGCTGGGTGAAAACGCCCCGGCAGACGCGCATCAGGTAGGGCTGCGGCCCGAAAACATCCGCCACGGAACGGGGCGCGACGCACAGGTCGTGCGTGTTGAACGGCTTGGCGATCAGACGCGTCTGCACCTGAAAGTGGCCAATCACGATGTGATCACCCTGACCGATCCGCACACCAGCCTCAGCCCGGGCGAAACCATTCAAATCGCACCGGAAAACCCCGTTTTCTTTGACGCGGCAGGCGCACGGATCACCTGA
- a CDS encoding LacI family DNA-binding transcriptional regulator, with product MNKQDTKSGLKPTVNDIARVAGVSLATVDRVLNARPGVRSVTIEKVNKAIADLGYVRDTAAANLARGRVYNLLFILPDTANEFVVALDAHVTEQGAKLRHQRTTLDTVRVPPFDPQAIVQALDHVDATRTDGVAVFGPETPSVRDAVKRARARGIVVVALVADLPSSDRDHFIGVDNVAAGRTAAHLMGRFAKRGGRVLVITGSRLARDHLERRKGFDAVMSDRFQDLDVVASIEGRDDPDLIRNMLPDVFASYPDLCGIYSSAAGNPGLIQYLSDNPQPGLVVIAHELTPTSRTALERDVFDAIISQDTGHLVRSAVRLMKATADRQPIDHTQERIRIDIYLKENMPSP from the coding sequence TTGAACAAACAGGACACGAAAAGCGGTCTCAAGCCCACCGTCAACGACATCGCCCGCGTGGCGGGCGTGTCGCTGGCGACGGTCGACCGTGTCCTGAACGCGCGCCCCGGCGTGCGGTCCGTGACCATAGAAAAGGTGAATAAGGCGATCGCCGATCTGGGCTATGTCCGTGACACGGCGGCCGCCAACCTGGCGCGTGGGCGGGTTTACAACCTGCTCTTTATCCTGCCTGACACGGCAAATGAGTTCGTCGTGGCGCTGGATGCGCATGTGACCGAACAGGGGGCGAAGCTGCGGCACCAGCGCACGACATTGGACACTGTGCGTGTGCCCCCGTTTGATCCGCAGGCGATCGTGCAGGCGCTGGATCACGTGGACGCCACGCGCACCGATGGGGTTGCCGTCTTTGGGCCTGAAACGCCATCGGTGCGGGATGCGGTGAAACGGGCACGGGCGCGCGGGATCGTGGTTGTCGCTCTTGTCGCGGATTTGCCCAGCTCGGACCGCGACCACTTCATCGGCGTTGACAACGTGGCCGCAGGCCGGACAGCGGCCCATCTCATGGGGCGTTTTGCCAAGCGGGGCGGGCGGGTGCTGGTCATCACGGGCTCGCGTCTGGCGCGTGACCACTTGGAACGGCGCAAGGGCTTTGATGCGGTCATGTCGGACCGGTTTCAGGACCTTGATGTGGTTGCAAGTATCGAGGGGCGGGATGATCCAGATTTGATCCGCAACATGCTGCCCGATGTATTCGCGTCCTATCCAGACCTCTGCGGCATCTACTCGTCTGCGGCAGGCAACCCGGGGTTGATCCAGTATCTAAGTGACAATCCCCAGCCCGGTCTTGTGGTCATCGCGCACGAGCTGACACCGACCTCGCGGACGGCCTTGGAGCGGGACGTGTTTGATGCCATCATTTCGCAGGACACGGGCCATCTGGTGCGGTCGGCTGTTCGGCTGATGAAAGCCACCGCCGACAGGCAACCCATTGACCATACGCAGGAACGCATTCGTATCGACATTTATCTGAAGGAAAACATGCCGTCGCCGTAG